The following are encoded together in the Nocardioides sp. Arc9.136 genome:
- a CDS encoding choice-of-anchor P family protein yields the protein MKRTVMPLLAAGLTAAVLPLGTPTASAGAPAEGEALDYGYSAEGSATPLKLEIFEPVIPVPATPQLELNLGYSRVLADSSGGKGRASYLWPGDSIGEGAKTVIENLGLPPEISGPLAAQGYPVQVNSDHPAGPASAVQEPFPGAVSRTTAKQGDVSAASGFASDCDVFEAEDGGSGAGEGPLPGLPGLPGLPTGGLGGLGGLLGGLTGGLTGGLTGGSSGAGGAARSSGDSGLLSDFGAAITGRSAAPRAEGDEPAESAEAAEAPEEPATCQIPSPLSALVDIGGMVSASRSKVERGSVTTTTRSALGEVRLLGGIVTLSGFTAKAETSTDGAEEKASGKARYGTISIAGQEFSVGPEGYEAVGQAGTIPGLSDNPAKALEQLGISFSLPEPELTTKGKEASASVEALRIQVDLGILKPVLSQIPLGDLLAPIPFPEEAAILKSLLGALTQLSPRIVLHLGVAESATARAPKLDVPDAEPPATDDGAEDSAEDSSGGGSGGAGGTAGGSTGTGSTAPSTPSDVGTASGGDSAPADGDLVDAAPVGSGLPPLNSVPGALLFGGIALAAAAGSYLRKIGALALGAGGACPHGLDSGLPDLRKA from the coding sequence GTGAAGCGGACCGTCATGCCCCTGCTCGCCGCCGGTCTCACCGCCGCCGTGCTCCCGCTCGGCACCCCCACGGCCAGCGCCGGCGCGCCGGCGGAGGGGGAGGCCCTCGACTACGGCTACAGCGCCGAGGGCTCGGCGACGCCGCTGAAGCTCGAGATCTTCGAGCCGGTCATCCCGGTCCCGGCGACCCCCCAGCTCGAGCTGAACCTCGGCTACAGCCGCGTGCTGGCCGACTCCAGCGGCGGCAAGGGCCGAGCCAGCTACCTGTGGCCCGGCGACTCGATCGGCGAGGGCGCGAAGACCGTCATCGAGAACCTCGGCCTGCCCCCGGAGATCTCCGGGCCGCTCGCGGCCCAGGGCTACCCCGTCCAGGTGAACTCCGACCACCCGGCCGGCCCTGCGAGCGCGGTCCAGGAGCCGTTCCCCGGTGCGGTCTCGCGCACGACCGCGAAGCAGGGCGACGTCAGCGCCGCCTCCGGCTTCGCCAGCGACTGCGACGTCTTCGAGGCCGAGGACGGCGGCAGCGGCGCCGGCGAGGGCCCGCTCCCGGGCCTGCCCGGCCTGCCCGGCCTGCCGACCGGCGGCCTCGGCGGCCTCGGCGGCCTGCTGGGTGGGCTCACTGGAGGCCTGACCGGGGGACTGACCGGAGGGTCGAGCGGTGCGGGCGGAGCGGCCAGGTCCTCCGGCGACTCCGGCCTGCTGAGCGACTTCGGCGCCGCGATCACCGGTCGGTCGGCCGCCCCGCGGGCCGAGGGCGACGAGCCGGCCGAGTCCGCGGAGGCCGCCGAGGCCCCGGAGGAGCCGGCCACCTGCCAGATCCCCTCACCGCTCAGCGCGCTCGTCGACATCGGCGGGATGGTCTCGGCCAGCCGGTCGAAGGTCGAGCGGGGCTCGGTCACCACCACCACCCGCTCGGCGCTCGGCGAGGTGCGGCTGCTGGGCGGCATCGTCACGCTGTCCGGCTTCACCGCGAAGGCGGAGACCAGCACCGACGGCGCGGAGGAGAAGGCGTCCGGCAAGGCGCGGTACGGGACGATCTCGATCGCCGGGCAGGAGTTCTCCGTCGGCCCCGAGGGCTACGAGGCGGTCGGTCAGGCCGGGACCATCCCGGGCCTCTCGGACAACCCGGCCAAGGCCCTTGAGCAGCTCGGCATCTCCTTCTCCCTGCCCGAGCCGGAGCTCACGACGAAGGGCAAGGAGGCGAGCGCGTCGGTCGAGGCGCTGCGCATCCAGGTCGACCTGGGGATCCTCAAGCCGGTGCTCTCCCAGATCCCGCTCGGCGACCTGCTCGCCCCGATCCCGTTCCCCGAGGAGGCGGCGATCCTCAAGAGCCTCCTCGGTGCCCTCACCCAGCTCTCGCCGCGGATCGTGCTGCACCTCGGCGTGGCCGAGAGCGCTACGGCCCGGGCCCCGAAGCTCGACGTCCCCGACGCGGAGCCGCCTGCCACCGACGACGGAGCCGAGGACAGTGCCGAGGACAGCAGCGGCGGCGGCTCCGGCGGCGCCGGGGGCACGGCCGGGGGCAGCACCGGCACCGGCTCGACGGCCCCCTCGACCCCGAGCGACGTCGGCACGGCGTCCGGCGGCGACTCCGCGCCGGCCGACGGCGACCTCGTCGACGCCGCGCCCGTGGGCTCCGGCCTGCCCCCGCTGAACTCGGTCCCCGGCGCCCTGCTCTTCGGTGGCATCGCGCTGGCGGCCGCCGCCGGCAGCTACCTGCGCAAGATCGGCGCCCTCGCCCTCGGAGCAGGCGGCGCCTGTCCGCACGGGCTCGACAGCGGCCTGCCCGACCTCCGCAAGGCCTGA
- a CDS encoding ABC transporter permease, which produces MSSLISFTILGLFTGAAYAIAASGLVLTYTTTRVFNLAHGAFGMVLAFVFWDFSQRQGLNLFLSLFLVLGVIAPAIGWGIQRFVTRGLGEGPVSVALVVTVGLFVGLIGLAQQVWPPEPRTVPPFMASSGVQLGETYVTAHQIITIVISIGVALALYVLLNRTRIGTAMRASVDNPELLRLFGGKPDTVAALSWAIGTSLAALGGILLSSVIGLSYYDLTLLVINAYAAAMLGRLKSLPLTFVGAMGLGILQSFAVAYLPSDGFLAGTRAVVPALFLFVVIVAMPQAQLRIGQVKGIVSAPLPSLTASFGWGGGLVVLVALLVGGGMSTANLLLVGTAATYAMVMLSLVLLTGYGGHVSLAQLTFAGVGALAYAKLEQPNLAGLFLAAAIAAGVGALVALPVLRLTGLYLALSTLAFGVLMDKMIFQAEFAFGFNGTLEAGRLSILGTAIESTGGYVVVMTLFLVLMGIALLLLRRGPLGRVLIAMRDSPAACGTLGLDMRWFRVGLFGLSAGMAGLAGALFAGLRGTIGAADFQFFNSLPLLLLAVVFGVTSVTGATLGGIGLMLLPVMQSNNPGIAGLIFAILGFGAVALGRDPNGLANLLFRLGRRLQGQLGPQLRDRLPALPGRRDAEAEDVELVDLLPETPDSTGKVPAHA; this is translated from the coding sequence ATGAGCTCACTGATCTCCTTCACGATCCTCGGCCTGTTCACCGGTGCGGCGTACGCGATCGCGGCGTCCGGGCTGGTGCTGACCTACACCACGACCCGCGTCTTCAACCTCGCGCACGGCGCGTTCGGCATGGTGCTGGCGTTCGTCTTCTGGGACTTCTCCCAGCGGCAGGGGCTCAACCTGTTCCTGTCGCTGTTCCTCGTGCTCGGCGTGATCGCGCCGGCGATCGGCTGGGGCATCCAGCGCTTCGTCACCCGCGGCCTCGGCGAGGGGCCCGTGTCGGTCGCGCTCGTCGTCACGGTGGGCCTCTTCGTCGGCCTGATCGGACTGGCCCAGCAGGTCTGGCCGCCCGAGCCCCGGACGGTCCCGCCGTTCATGGCCTCCTCGGGCGTCCAGCTAGGCGAGACCTACGTGACCGCGCACCAGATCATCACGATCGTCATCTCGATCGGCGTCGCGCTGGCCCTCTACGTGCTGCTCAACCGGACCCGCATCGGCACCGCGATGCGCGCGTCGGTCGACAACCCCGAGCTGCTCAGGCTCTTCGGCGGCAAGCCCGACACCGTCGCGGCCCTGTCCTGGGCGATCGGCACCAGCCTCGCCGCGCTCGGCGGCATCCTGCTCTCGAGCGTGATCGGCCTGTCCTACTACGACCTGACGCTGCTGGTGATCAACGCCTACGCCGCGGCGATGCTCGGTCGGCTGAAGTCGCTGCCGCTGACCTTCGTCGGCGCGATGGGCCTGGGCATCCTGCAGTCGTTCGCGGTCGCCTACCTGCCCAGCGACGGCTTCCTCGCCGGGACGCGGGCAGTCGTGCCGGCGCTGTTCCTCTTCGTCGTGATCGTCGCGATGCCGCAGGCGCAGCTGCGCATCGGCCAGGTCAAGGGCATCGTGTCCGCGCCGCTGCCCTCGCTCACCGCCTCGTTCGGCTGGGGCGGGGGCCTGGTCGTGCTGGTGGCGCTGCTCGTGGGCGGCGGGATGTCGACGGCCAACCTGCTGCTGGTCGGCACGGCCGCGACGTACGCCATGGTCATGCTCAGCCTGGTCCTGCTCACGGGGTACGGCGGGCACGTCTCGCTGGCGCAGCTCACCTTCGCCGGCGTCGGTGCCCTCGCCTACGCCAAGCTCGAGCAGCCCAACCTCGCGGGGCTGTTCCTGGCTGCCGCGATCGCCGCGGGCGTGGGCGCGCTGGTGGCCCTGCCCGTGCTCCGGCTGACCGGGCTCTACCTCGCGCTCTCCACGCTGGCCTTCGGCGTGCTGATGGACAAGATGATCTTCCAGGCGGAGTTCGCCTTCGGCTTCAACGGCACCCTCGAGGCGGGCCGGCTCTCCATCCTGGGCACGGCGATCGAGTCCACCGGCGGCTACGTCGTGGTGATGACGCTCTTCCTCGTCCTGATGGGGATCGCCCTGCTGCTCCTGCGCCGTGGGCCGCTGGGGCGGGTGCTGATCGCGATGCGCGACAGCCCGGCCGCGTGCGGGACGCTCGGCCTGGACATGCGGTGGTTCCGCGTCGGCCTGTTCGGCCTCTCCGCCGGAATGGCCGGGCTGGCCGGTGCGCTCTTCGCGGGGTTGCGGGGCACCATCGGCGCGGCCGACTTCCAGTTCTTCAACAGCCTCCCGCTGCTGCTGCTGGCCGTCGTCTTCGGCGTCACCTCGGTGACCGGCGCGACGCTCGGCGGGATCGGCCTGATGCTGCTGCCGGTCATGCAGTCCAACAACCCCGGCATCGCCGGGCTGATCTTCGCGATCCTCGGCTTCGGGGCCGTGGCCCTCGGCCGCGACCCCAACGGCCTGGCCAACCTGCTCTTCCGCCTCGGTCGCCGGCTGCAGGGCCAGCTCGGTCCCCAGCTCCGCGACCGGCTGCCCGCCCTGCCCGGGCGGCGCGACGCCGAGGCGGAGGACGTCGAGCTCGTCGACCTCCTGCCCGAGACGCCCGACTCCACCGGGAAGGTGCCCGCCCATGCCTGA
- a CDS encoding DUF4032 domain-containing protein produces MALHVVAHRPDPALLELPWSLPLEEWDERYVVPLPRGLSRHVVRIVRQGSCTYAVKETVAEIAFREYRLLRDLQRLGLPAVVPQGVVTGRVGADGEELPAALLTEHLRFSLPYRSLFAHGANADNVPSLVDALVVLLVRLHLADFYWGDVSLSNVLFRRNAGGFAAYLVDAETGELRSTLSDRMREYDLTIATENVFAELLDLQASGSLEASAEAADIAHSIRERYDALWTELTDVEEFSGAEMWRIEQRIERLNDLGFDVDELDIITDFDGDQVRIQPKVVELGHHCRELQALTGLNVEDAQARRLLNDIASFTAHHDLGREDRSLVANRWLTRVWEPLVAMIPPAHRGKLEPAEFFHEVLVHRWYLSERAGHEVDLFETARDYIDHVLVEKPEEAVLPLPGDL; encoded by the coding sequence GTGGCCCTCCACGTCGTCGCCCACCGCCCCGACCCGGCGCTCCTCGAGCTGCCGTGGTCGCTGCCGCTGGAGGAGTGGGACGAGCGCTACGTCGTCCCCCTCCCCCGCGGTCTCTCGCGCCACGTCGTGCGGATCGTGCGGCAGGGGTCGTGCACGTACGCCGTCAAGGAGACGGTCGCGGAGATCGCCTTCCGCGAGTACCGCCTGCTGCGCGACCTCCAGCGGCTGGGCCTGCCCGCGGTGGTGCCCCAGGGCGTGGTCACCGGCCGGGTCGGCGCCGACGGCGAGGAGCTGCCGGCCGCGCTGCTGACCGAGCACCTGCGCTTCTCGCTCCCCTACCGCAGCCTCTTCGCCCACGGGGCCAACGCCGACAACGTGCCGTCGCTCGTCGACGCGCTGGTGGTGCTGCTCGTGCGGCTGCACCTGGCCGACTTCTACTGGGGCGACGTGTCGCTCTCCAACGTGCTGTTCCGGCGCAACGCCGGCGGCTTCGCGGCGTACCTCGTCGACGCCGAGACCGGCGAGCTGCGGTCCACGCTCTCGGACCGGATGCGGGAGTACGACCTGACCATCGCCACCGAGAACGTCTTCGCCGAGCTGCTCGACCTGCAGGCCAGCGGCTCGCTCGAGGCGTCCGCGGAGGCCGCCGACATCGCGCACTCCATCCGCGAGCGGTACGACGCACTGTGGACCGAGCTGACCGACGTAGAGGAGTTCTCGGGCGCTGAGATGTGGCGCATCGAGCAGCGCATCGAGCGGCTCAACGACCTCGGCTTCGACGTCGACGAGCTCGACATCATCACCGACTTCGACGGCGACCAGGTGCGGATCCAGCCCAAGGTGGTCGAGCTGGGCCACCACTGCCGCGAGCTCCAGGCGCTGACCGGCCTGAACGTCGAGGACGCCCAGGCCAGGCGGCTGCTCAACGACATCGCCTCGTTCACCGCCCACCACGACCTGGGCCGCGAGGACCGGAGCCTGGTGGCCAACCGGTGGCTGACCCGGGTCTGGGAGCCGCTGGTCGCGATGATCCCGCCGGCCCACCGCGGCAAGCTTGAGCCGGCCGAGTTCTTCCACGAGGTGCTGGTGCACCGGTGGTACCTCTCCGAGCGGGCCGGCCACGAGGTCGACCTGTTCGAGACCGCGCGCGACTACATCGACCACGTCCTGGTCGAGAAGCCGGAGGAGGCCGTCCTGCCGCTCCCCGGCGACCTCTGA
- a CDS encoding ABC transporter ATP-binding protein yields MPEPRNHHDAPLLEVDHVVVQFGGVTAVNEAAFVTDAGQVTGLIGPNGAGKTTCFNVISGLQRPTRGKVRFQGRNVTGAPVHRRSKRGMGRTFQRLEAFGSLSVRDNVRVAYDIHRGLAGLVRPGAKDIDALLERVGISAYADERADSIPTGTARLLELARCLAGDPKLLLLDEPSSGLDESETDDFGDLLRDLAAEGRGILMVEHDMDLVMGVCDTIHVLDFGSVIASGTPAEVRRDPAVQRAYLGYSDDAADDGPGDAQAVPAVEQTRTDLVPVGAATDATTVLPAVTAPTTAPTTAPTTEGVR; encoded by the coding sequence ATGCCTGAGCCGCGCAACCACCACGACGCCCCGCTCCTCGAGGTCGACCACGTGGTCGTCCAGTTCGGCGGCGTCACCGCCGTCAACGAGGCGGCGTTCGTGACCGACGCCGGGCAGGTGACCGGGCTGATCGGTCCCAACGGCGCCGGCAAGACCACGTGCTTCAACGTCATCTCCGGGCTGCAGAGGCCGACCCGCGGGAAGGTGCGCTTCCAGGGCCGCAACGTCACCGGGGCGCCGGTGCACCGACGGTCCAAGCGGGGGATGGGTCGCACCTTCCAGCGGCTCGAGGCGTTCGGGTCGCTGTCGGTGCGCGACAACGTGCGGGTGGCCTACGACATCCACCGCGGCCTGGCCGGCCTGGTCCGACCGGGCGCCAAGGACATCGACGCCCTGCTCGAGCGGGTCGGCATCTCGGCGTACGCCGACGAGCGGGCCGACTCCATCCCCACCGGCACCGCCCGGCTGCTCGAGCTGGCCCGGTGCCTGGCCGGCGACCCGAAGCTGCTGCTGCTCGACGAGCCGTCCTCGGGGCTGGACGAGTCCGAGACCGACGACTTCGGCGACCTGCTGCGCGACCTGGCCGCGGAGGGTCGCGGGATCCTCATGGTCGAGCACGACATGGACCTGGTGATGGGTGTCTGCGACACCATCCACGTGCTCGACTTCGGCTCGGTGATCGCCTCCGGCACGCCCGCCGAGGTCCGTCGCGACCCCGCGGTCCAGCGGGCCTACCTGGGCTACTCCGACGACGCCGCCGACGACGGACCGGGTGACGCGCAGGCCGTCCCGGCCGTCGAGCAGACCCGCACCGACCTCGTCCCGGTCGGCGCGGCCACCGACGCCACCACCGTCCTGCCCGCCGTCACCGCGCCGACCACTGCCCCGACCACTGCCCCGACCACTGAAGGTGTCCGATGA
- a CDS encoding ABC transporter ATP-binding protein, with translation MSIPILEVVGLHAAYGRIEVLRGVDLAVPKGAVMALLGPNGAGKSTLVKVISGQKKPTSGDVHLGGVNVRGAGSEELARLGLCTVPEGRSVFPNLTVEENLRLMSYAGVPAGAVLDTAYSYFPRLAERRHQLAGTMSGGEQQMLAMSRALASDPALLLLDELSMGLAPLIVDELYDTVAQIAASGVSILCIEQFARTALRVSDYAAVMSGGRIVASGEPAEVLDTMSDVILGGAA, from the coding sequence ATGAGCATCCCCATCCTCGAGGTCGTCGGCCTCCACGCGGCCTACGGCCGGATCGAGGTGCTGCGCGGCGTCGACCTCGCCGTTCCCAAGGGGGCGGTGATGGCACTGCTCGGGCCGAACGGCGCGGGGAAGTCGACGCTGGTCAAGGTCATCTCCGGGCAGAAGAAGCCGACGTCGGGCGACGTCCACCTCGGCGGCGTCAACGTCAGGGGCGCCGGCTCGGAGGAGCTGGCCCGGCTGGGCCTGTGCACGGTGCCCGAGGGGCGCTCGGTCTTCCCGAACCTCACCGTCGAGGAGAACCTCCGCCTGATGTCGTACGCCGGCGTGCCGGCCGGCGCGGTGCTCGACACGGCGTACTCCTACTTCCCGCGGCTGGCCGAGCGGCGCCACCAGCTCGCCGGGACGATGTCCGGCGGGGAGCAGCAGATGCTGGCCATGTCGCGGGCGCTCGCGAGCGACCCGGCGCTGCTGCTGCTCGACGAGCTGTCGATGGGGCTCGCGCCGCTGATCGTCGACGAGCTCTACGACACCGTCGCGCAGATCGCCGCCTCCGGCGTCTCCATCCTGTGCATCGAGCAGTTCGCCCGCACCGCCCTGCGGGTCTCCGACTACGCCGCCGTCATGTCCGGCGGCCGCATTGTGGCCTCCGGCGAACCCGCCGAGGTCCTCGACACCATGTCCGACGTCATCCTCGGAGGTGCCGCGTGA